One window of the Gossypium raimondii isolate GPD5lz unplaced genomic scaffold, ASM2569854v1 Contig00035, whole genome shotgun sequence genome contains the following:
- the LOC128036791 gene encoding LOW QUALITY PROTEIN: DNA-directed RNA polymerase subunit beta-like (The sequence of the model RefSeq protein was modified relative to this genomic sequence to represent the inferred CDS: inserted 7 bases in 5 codons) produces the protein MGNSKCSGMKMEMSTIPGLNQIQFEGFCGFMDRGLTEELYKFPKIEDTEQEIEFQLFVETYQLVEPLIKERDAVYESLTYSSELYVSAGLIWKTSKDMQEQTIFIGNIPLMNXLGTSIVNGIYRIVINQILQSPGIYYRSELDHNGISVYTGTIISDWGGRLELEIDRKARIWARVSRKQKISILVLSSAMGSNLREILENVCYPEIFLSFLTDKXKKKIGSKENAILEFYQQFSCVGGDPVFSESLCKELQKKFFQQRCELGRIGRRNMNQRLNLNIPQNNTFLLPRDILAAADRLIGMKFGMGTLDDMNHLKNKRIRSVADLLQDQFGLALVRLENVVRGTICGAIRHKLIPTPQNLVTSTPLTTTYESFFGLHPLSQVLDRTNPLTQIVHGRKLSYLGPGGLTGRTANFRIRDIHPSHYGRICPIDTSEGINVGLIGSLAIHARIGHWGSLESPFYKIFERSKKAQMLYLSPSRDEYYMVAAGNSLALNQGIQEEQVVPARYRQEFLTIAWEQVHLRSIFPFQYFSIGASLIPFIEHNDANRALMSSNMQRQAVPLSRSEKCIVGTGLERQVALDSGVPAIADHEGKIISTDTDKIILSVNGDALGIPLVMYQRSNKNTCMHQTARVRRGKCIKKGQILADGAATVGGELALGKNVLVAYMPWEGYNFEDAVLISERLVYEDIYTSFHIRKYEIQTHVTSQGPERITNEIPHLEAHLLRNLDKNGIVMLGSWVETGDILVGKLTPQVAKESSYAPEDRLLRAILGIQVSTSKXTCLKLPIGGRGRVIDVRWVQKKGGSSYNPETIRVYISQKREIKVGDKVAGRHGNKGIISKILPRQDMPYLQDGRPVDMVFNPLGVPSRMNVGQLFECSLGLAGXLLDRHYRIAPFDERYEQEASRKLVFSELYQASKQTANPWVFEPEYPGKSRIFDGRTGXPFEQPVIIGKPYILKLIHQVDDKIHGRSSGHYALVTQQPLRGRSKQGGQRVGEMEVWALEGFGVAHILQEMLTYKSDHIRARQEVLGTTIIGGTIPKPEDAPESFRLLVRELRSLALELNHFLVSEKNFQINRKEA, from the exons ATGGGAAATTCAAAATGCTCAgggatgaaaatggaaatgtCTACAATACCTGGGTTGAATCAGATACAATTTGAAGGATTTTGTGGGTTCATGGATCGGGGCTTAACAGAAGAACTTTATAAGTTTCCAAAAATTGAAGATACAGAGcaagaaattgaatttcaattatttgtgGAAACATATCAATTGGTGGAACCGTTGATAAAAGAAAGGGATGCTGTATATGAATCACTCACATATTCTTCTGAATTATATGTATCCGCAGgattaatttggaaaaccagtaaggatatgcaagaacaaacaatttttattgGAAACATTCCTTTAATGA TCCTCGGAACTTCTATAGTAAATGGAATATACAGAATTGTGATCAATCAAATATTGCAAAGCCCCGGTATCTATTATCGATCAGAATTGGATCATAACGGAATTTCGGTCTATACTGGTACCATAATATCAGATTGGGGAGGGAGGTTAGAATTAGAGATTGATAGAAAAGCAAGGATATGGGCTCGTGTAAGTAGGAAACAGAAAATATCTATTCTAGTTCTATCATCAGCTATGGGTTCGAATCTAAGAGAAATTCTAGAGAATGTTTGCTACCCTGAGATTTTCTTGTCTTTCCTGACcgataa gaaaaaaaaaattgggtcaAAAGAAAATGCCATTTTGGAGTTTTATCAACAATTTTCTTGTGTAGGCGGGGATCCGGTATTTTCTGAATCCTTGTGTAAGGAATTACAAAAGAAATTCTTTCAGCAAAGATGTGAATTAGGAAGGATTGGTCGACGAAATATGAACCAGAGATTGAATCTTAATATACCTCAGAACAATACATTTTTGTTACCGCGAGATATATTGGCAGCTGCGGATCGTTTGATTGGAATGAAATTTGGAATGGGTACACTTGACGATAtgaatcatttgaaaaataagCGTATTCGTTCTGTAGCGGATCTCTTACAAGATCAATTCGGATTGGCTCTGGTTCGTTTAGAAAATGTAGTTAGAGGAACTATATGCGGAGCAATTAGGCATAAATTGATACCGACTCCTCAGAATTTGGTAACTTCGACTCCATTAACAACCACTTATGAATCCTTTTTCGGATTACACCCATTGTCTCAAGTTTTGGATCGAACAAATCCATTGACACAAATAGTGCATGGGAGAAAATTGAGTTATTTGGGCCCCGGAGGATTGACCGGGCGAACTGCTAATTTTCGGATACGAGATATCCATCCTAGTCACTATGGACGCATTTGCCCAATTGACACGTCTGAAGGGATCAATGTTGGACTTATCGGATCCTTAGCAATTCATGCCAGGATTGGTCATTGGGGGTCTCTAGAAAGtccattttataaaatctttgaGAGATCAAAAAAAGCACAGATGCTTTATTTATCCCCAAGTCGAGATGAATATTATATGGTAGCGGCAGGAAATTCTTTGGCCTTGAATCAGGGTATTCAGGAAGAACAGGTTGTTCCGGCTCGATACCGCCAAGAATTCCTGACTATTGCATGGGAACAAGTTCATCTTCGaagtatttttccttttcaatatttttctattgGAGCTTCCCTCATTCCTTTTATCGAGCATAATGACGCGAATCGGGCTTTAATGAGTTCTAATATGCAACGCCAAGCAGTTCCGCTTTCTCGTTCCGAGAAGTGCATTGTTGGAACTGGGTTGGAACGCCAAGTGGCTCTAGATTCAGGAGTTCCCGCTATAGCCGATCACGAGGGAAAGATCATTTCGACCGATACTGACAAGATTATTTTATCGGTCAATGGAGATGCTCTAGGCATTCCATTAGTTATGTATCAACGTTCCAACAAAAATACTTGTATGCATCAAACTGCCCGGGTTCGGCGGGGTAAATGCATTAAAAAGGGGCAAATTTTAGCGGACGGTGCCGCTACGGTTGGTGGCGAACTCGCTTTGGGCAAAAACGTACTAGTAGCTTATATGCCATGGGAAGGTTACAATTTTGAGGATGCGGTACTCATTAGCGAGCGTCTAGTATATGAAGATATTTATACTTCTTTTCACAtacgaaaatatgaaattcagACTCATGTGACAAGCCAAGGTCCTGAAAGAATCACTAACGAAATACCGCACCTAGAAGCCCATTTACTCCGCaatttagacaaaaatggaATTGTGATGCTGGGATCTTGGGTGGAGACAGGCGATATTTTAGTAGGGAAATTAACGCCTCAGGTGGCGAAAGAATCATCGTATGCTCCAGAAGATAGATTATTACGGGCCATACTTGGGATTCAGGTATCCACTTCAAA AACTTGTCTCAAATTACCTATAGGTGGGAGGGGTCGAGTCATCGATGTGAGATGGGTCCAGAAAAAAGGGGGTTCTAGTTATAATCCGGAAACGATTCGTGTATATATTTCACAGAAACGCGAAATCAAAGTAGGCGATAAAGTAGCCGGAAGGCATGGAAATAAAGGgatcatttcaaaaattttacctAGACAGGATATGCCTTATTTGCAAGACGGAAGACCTGTTGATATGGTCTTCAACCCATTAGGAGTACCTTCACGAATGAATGTAGGACAGCTATTTGAATGCTCGCTTGGGTTAGCAG GTCTACTAGATAGACATTATCGAATAGCACCATTTGATGAGAGATATGAACAAGAGGCTTCGAGAAAACTAGTGTTTTCCGAATTATATCAAGCCAGTAAGCAAACAGCGAATCCATGGGTATTTGAACCCGAATATCCAGGAAAAAGCAGAATATTTGATGGAAGAACAG GGCCCTTTGAGCAACCTGTTATAATAGGAAAACCTTATATCTTGAAATTAATTCATCAAGTTGATGATAAAATACATGGGCGTTCCAGTGGACATTATGCACTTGTTACACAACAACCACTTAGAGGAAGGTCCAAGCAAGGAGGACAACGAGTAGGAGAAATGGAGGTTTGGGCTCTAGAGGGATTTGGTGTTGCTCATATTTTACAAGAAATGCTTACTTATAAATCTGATCATATTAGAGCTCGCCAAGAAGTACTTGGGACTACGATCATTGGAGGAACAATACCTAAACCCGAAGATGCTCCAGAATCTTTTCGATTGCTCGTCCGAGAATTACGATCTTTGGCTCTGGAACTGAATCATTTCCTTGTATCTGAGAAGAACTTCCAGATTAATAGGAAGGAAGCTTAA